The Streptomyces durmitorensis genome contains the following window.
TCTGCTGCTCGGCCTCGGCGCGGTCGCCCTGCTGGTCGGCGGGGTCGGCGTCGCCAACACCATGGTCATCTCGGTCCTGGAACGCCGCTCGGAGATAGGCCTGCGCCGCTCGCTGGGCGCCACCCGCGGCCAGATCCGTACGCAGTTCCTCTGCGAGGCCCTGCTCCTGTCGGCGCTCGGCGGTGTCGGCGGGGTCCTGCTCGGCATCGCCGTCACTTCCGGCTACTCCACCTACCAGGGCTGGCCCTCGGTGGTGCCGGTCTGGGCGATGGCGGGCGGTGTCGGCGCGACCTTGGTCATCGGCGGACTCGCGGGCTTCTATCCCGCGGTGCGTGCGGCGCGGCTGCCTCCCACGGAGGCGCTCGCCACGACCTGACCCCATGAATCCGCCACCCAACAGACGCGGTGCCTTCGTCAGCCCAAATCCCCCGCGGGCGACGAGGGCATCGCTTTGTGCCGGGCAACTCCCAGAACCGTTCCGCTGCCTGGACGGCCGTCCCCTCTCGTATTCTCGCCACATGACTGAGCACTTAGGGAAAGTCGACGAAAGCGCCCTGCTCGATCTGCTCCAGGAGCAGCGCATCGGCACGCTCGTCACCCTCAAACGCGACGGCCGCCCGCAGCTCTCGAACGTCGGCTATGCCTTCGACCCGCAGGAGCGCGTCATCCGCCTCATGGTGACCGACAGCCGCGCCAAGACCCGGAATCTGCGCCGCGATCCGCGCGCGAGCTTCCTCGTCACCGACGGCGCCGGTTTCTCGTACATGATCGCCGAGGGCGACGCCGAGCTCACGCCGGTCGTGACCGACCCGCATGACGCCGTCGCCGATGAACTGGCCCTGGTCTTCCGGGGGTTCCAGGGCGAGCACCCGGACTGGGAGGGATTCCGCGCCGCGATGGTGAAGGAGCGGCGCCTGGTGATCCGGCTGCACGTGAAGCACCTCTACGGAGCCGCAGGGAAGCGGATCCTCGCGGGCAGCGGACCCAAGGGACCCGGCCCCGCGCCCGTGGGCGCGGTGGCCGGGCGGCCCGGTCTACAGCTCGGCACGGGCGAGCCGCCGCCTCACATGCGGTAGAGGTCCGTCAGGAGCGCCACGGCCGCATGCGTCATCGGGTGCGGGTCGTGGCGGCGCCAGATGAGATGCACAGCGATGGGGTCGGCGTCGCGCAGCGGCCGGAACACGACGCCGTCGCGGCGGTACTGGTTGGCGGTGCTCTCCGGGGTGAGGCCGACACAGCGGCCCGACGCGACGACGGCCAGCCAGTCGTCGATGTCCTGGGTGTACTCCACCGGGGGGCGGGCCTCTTCGGGCCACAGCTCGGCGGTGGTCGTGCCGGTGCGCCGGTCGATGAGGAGCGTACGGTCCCGTATGTCGGCCAGTGGGATGGAGCGCCTCCTGGCCCACGGGTCGTCGCTCGCCAGGGCGCAGAAGCGGCGCTCGTGACCGACGACGGCGCTGGCGAACCGTGCCTCGTTGAAGTCGGTGCGGACGACGGCGAGGTCGCACAGGCCCTCGGCGAGGCCGCCGGTCGCGGAGTTCGTGCGGATCAAGTACAGCTCGACGTCGGGGTGTCCGGCCGCCCAGCGGCGCTGGAACTCCGCCGTGTGGCGGCCCATCGCCGACCAGGCGTGGCCGATGCGCAGCCGGGTGTGTCCGGTGGTCGCCTCGCGGATGAGGTCGTCGGCCTCCGCGAGCAGATGCCGGGCCCGTGCGAGTACCTGCACGCCCGCCGTCGTGGGCGTGACGCTCCGGCTCGTCCGGTGCAGGAGGCGCACCCCGAGCACGTCCTCGAGCCCGCCGAGGGTGCGCGACACGGCGGCCTGGGAGACACCCAACTCGGCGGCGGCATCGGTGAAGCCGCCGGTGTCGACGATGGCGACCAGGCAGCGCAGATGCCGCAGTTCCAGATCCATGACCCCAGCGTATGGGCAACCGGATCTCATGGATGACCAGAGCGTATGGATGAGTGCTCGCATGCATTTTTCGTATGCTCGCGGGTGACGCATCCTGCGGTGCATGCGAACGTCCCAGAGCCCCGCAGCGCCCGCCGTGCCCGCTGTCGTCCCCGGCGATCGGGAGGCGGGTCCACGAGGTCGCCTCCCCGGCATGGCGATGATGTTCGGCAGCGGCCTGTCCAACCAAGTCGGCGCCGCCACAGGCGCCCTGGCGTTCGGTGTGCTCGGTCCTGCCGGTGTCGTCGCCGTGCGGCAATGGGTCGCGGGAGCCGTGCTCCTCGCCGTGGGCAGGCCCAAGGTGCGCGCCTTCACCTGGCGCCAGTGGTGGCCGCTGCTGTGCCTGGCCGCGGTCTTCGCCACCATGAACCTCTCCCTGTACACCGCGATCGACCGGGTGGGTCTCGGCCTCGCGGTGACCCTGGAGTTCCTGGGCCCGCTCGCGGTCGCGCTCGCGGCTTCCCGCCGTGCGGTGGACCTCGGCTGCGCGGTCGTGGCGGGGGCGGCGGTGGTCGCCCTGGCCCGCCCGCAGCCCAGCACGGACTACGCGGGCATCGCGCTCGGCCTGCTCGCCGCGGTCTGCTGGGCCTCGTACATCCTGCTCAACCGCACGGTCGGCGCCCGCCTCCCGGGAGTTGAGGGATCGGCCGCCGCCGCGGGAGTCTCGGGGCTCCTCTACCTGCCCGTCGGCATCGCGGTTCTCGCCCACCACCCGCCCACGGCCACCGCCCTGGCCTGCGCGGCCACCGCGGGCATCCTCTCCTCCGCGGTCCCGTTCCTCGCCGACCTGCTCGCCCTGCGCCGGGTCGACGCCCGCTTCTTCGGGATCTTCATGAGCGTCAACCCGGTGCTCGCGGCGCTGGTGGGCATGGTCGTCCTGGGGCAGTCCCTGGACTGGGTGGAGTGGACGGCCATCGCGGCGATCGTGACGGCGAACGGGGTCAGCGTCCTGAGGTGACCGCCTGATCCCCGAGACGTCCGCGATCAGCCGAGGCCGAGCTGCCGTGTCGCCGCGTCGACCGTCTGGGCGAGGAGGACGGCGATGGTCATGGGGCCGACCCCGCCGGGCACGGGAGTGATCAGACTCGCGCGCTCCAGGGCGGAGTCGAAGTCGACGTCACCCACATTGCCCGCGTTGTAGCCCGCGTCGATCACCACGGCCCCGGGCTTGATGTCCGCGCCGGAGATGAAGCGCGGCTTGCCGACCGCCGCGATCAGGACGTCGGCCTGCCGCACGATCGAGGTCAGGTCGGCGGTGCGCGAGTGGCAGTACGTGACCGTCGCGTCCCTGCCGAGGAGCAGCATGCCCGCGGGCTTGCCGAGGATGGCGCTGCGTCCCACGACGACGGCGTGCTTGCCGGTGAGATCGACGTCGTACGCGTCGAGCAGGCGCATGATGCCGCCGGGCGTGCAGGACACGAAGCCGGGCAGGCCGAAGCCCATCGCCGCGAACGAGTGCATGGTGACGCCGTCGACGTCCTTGGCCGGCGCGATCGCCTCGAAGGCGGCGCGCTCGTCGATGTGGGGCCCGACGGGGTGCTGCAACAGGATGCCGTGCACGGTCGGGTCCTGGGAGAGGCCGGTGATCGTCGCGACCAGTTCCTCGGTGCCGATCGAGGCGGGCAGTGCCACGTGGCGCGACTCGATGCCGGCCTTCTCGCAGCGGGCGCGCTTCATGCGTACGTAGGTCACCGATGCGGGGTCCTCGCCGACCAGGACGGTCGCCAGGCAGGGGCGCTGCCCGGTGCGCCGGAGGATGTCCGCCGCGGTCGCGGAGGTGGTTTCGACGATCTGGCGGGCGAGGCCGGTGCCGTCCATCAGGCGAGCCGTCTGCGTCTGGGGCATGTGCCACTCCTGGACTTCAGGGTGAGTCGCCCAGGCGCGCGGCATCGACACGATGTCAGGCCGCTCCCCGGTGGTACTCCACCTCAGCGCCAGTCACGGCCCGCCTCTCACCCTAAAGGACGGTACGGGGCCGGAGGACGCGGGCGCCGTGGATGTAGCTGAGCTTAAAAGAGATTCAAAACTCTTTGCTTGTCCTTCCTGGTCGGCGACGGCATCGTTCACTGACAACGGCCAGAGCGAGGAGAACAACAGTGAACGGCGTCCCAGGGAGAACATGGGCAGCGGCGAGGGTGGGTGTGCTCGCCCTTCTCTGGGGATCCACCTTCCTCTGGATCGAACTGGCCCTTGAGGGCCTGTCACCCGTGCAGGTCACGCTCCTGCGCTGCACCCTCGGGGCGGCGACCTTGACGGTCCTGCTCTTCGTTACGCGCAACCGTCTTCCGCAGGGCCGTGCGGTGTGGAAGCACATCTTCGTCGCCGCCTTCTTCTGCAATGCCCTGCCCTTCGGCCTCTTCAGCGTCGGCCAGCAGACGGTCGACTCGGGGGTGGCGGGCGCGCTGAACGCGACGACTCCGCTGTGGTCGGTCCTGATCGGCCTCGCCATCGGCACGGAACGAGGACTGCGCCCCGTACGCCTGGCCGGACTCCTTCTCGGTTTCGCCGGTACGTCGTTGATCTTCGCCCCGTGGCAGCAGTCAGGCCTCACGAGTTGGGGCGCCCTCGCGATCGTGGGCGCGGCGGCGAGCTATGCCGTCGGCTTCGCGTACATGGGTCACCACCTCGTCGGGAAGGGCATGCCCACCCTGTCCCTCTCCGCGGCCCAGCTCATGGCGGCGACGGGTCTGACGGCCCTCGCCCTGCCGGTCGGCGGCCTGGAGACCATCCACGTGGACCACACGGCTCTCGTCGCCGTCGTCATCCTGGGAATCTTCGCCACCGGCATCACCTTCCACCTCACCTACCGGATCATCGCGGACGAGGGCGCGACCAACGCGGCGACGGTCGGATATCTGCTGCCAGTGGTCTCCGTGGCGTTGGGCGCCATCGTGCTCGACGAGGCCTTCAGCTTCCGGGTGGCCGCGGGCATGGCGGTCGTCCTCGTCGGGGTCGGCATGACACGTCGGCAGAAGCGGAAGCCGGAGCCACCGGCCACGAAGGCCGTGGCGGATCCATCGGCCACGGAAGCCGTGGGTGTCACGGCGGCCGAGAAGGAACAGGACGCACTCGCATGACCCAAGTGACCGTGACCACCGCCCTGGTGACGACACCGCCCGCCGATGTCTACGTGGTCGGTGTCGCCCAGGGCCCCGAAGGACCGCTGCCGACCCCCGAAGCGGAGGCGGTGGCCGAGGCGTTCGACGGGACACCGGCCGAGACCCTCGACGCACTCGGCATGACCGGCGCCACGGGCGAGGCAGTCGCCGTCCCCGCGCCGAAGGGCCTCGGAGCCGCCCTGGTGCTCGCGGTCGGGCTCGGCGAAGCCGACGGCACCGGTGGGCACGGCGCCGAGGCGCTGCGCCGCGCCGCCGGTGTGGCGGCCCGGACGCTGGCCGGCAGGGCGCGGGCGGTGCTTGCCCTGCCTGCGGGCACGGCCGATGCCGTGGAGGCGGTGGCGCTGGGCGGTCTGCTGGGTGCGTACGCCTTCACGGCCTACCGCACCGGGGGCCACGACAAGCCGCCCGTCGGCGAGCTCTCGATCCTCACCGGCCTCACGGACGCGGACGCGGCGGTGCGGCGCGCCACGGTGGTCGGCCAGGAGCTGAACCGCTCCCGGGATCTCATCAACACACCGGCCAACGACCTGTATCCGGAGACATTCGCGGCCACCGTGCGGGCAGTCGGTGCGGAGCACGGACTCGCGGTCGAGGTGCTGGATGAGAAGGAGCTGGCCGAGCAGTCCTTCGGCGGCATCCTCGGCGTCGGACAGGGCTCGGTCCGACCGCCGCGGCTCGTGAAGATCGCCCACACCCATCCCGAGGCGCGAACGGACCTCGCGTTCGTCGGCAAGGGCATCACCTACGACTCGGGCGGCATCTCACTGAAGCCGGTCGGCTTCAACGAGATCATGAAGCGCGACATGTCGGGTGCGGCGGCGGTGTTCGCCGCGGTCACGGCCGTCGCGCGGCTCGGTCTGCGGGTGAACGTCACCGGTTGGCTCGCGCTCGCGGAGAACATGCCGTCCGGCTCCGCCGTCCGCCCGGGTGACGTCCTGCGGATGTACGGCGGCAAGACCGTCGAGGTGCTCAACACCGACGCCGAGGGACGCCTCGTCCTCGCGGACGCCCTGGTGCGCGCGGGCGAGGAGGAGCCGGACGCCGTCGTGGACGTGGCCACGCTGACCGGCGCCATGCGGCTCGGCCTCGGCAACCGTGTCTTCGGCGTGATGTCCACCGACGACGCCTTCCGCGAGCGAGTGGTGGACGCCGCGGGGAGGGCAGGCGAGCAGGCCTGGCCGATGCCGCTGCCCGCCGAGCTGCGCGAGAGCCTGGACTCCTCGGTGGCCGACATCGCCAACCAGGGGGAGCGGATGGGCGGCGGGCTCGTCGCCGGTCTGTTCCTCAAGGAGTTCGCGCCGGACAACATCCCCTGGGCGCACCTCGACATCGCGGGACCCGCCTTCCACGAGGGCACTCCCTACGGCTACACCCCGCAGGGCGGCACCGGGTCCGCGGTCCGAACCCTCGTACGCGTGGCGGAAGATGCCGCAGACGAGGCGCGCTCCTGATGTGCGTCGCGGCGACCGATGGCGGCAGGGCGGATTGATGCGGACCCTCTACCAAGTCGATTCCTTCACAAGGGCCCCCTTCACCGGCAACCCGGCGGGCGTGGTCCTCGACGCGGAGGGCATGACGGAGGGCGACATGCTCGCCGTCGCCCGCGAACTCAACAACTCCGAGACGGCGTTCGTGCTGCCCGCCGACGGAGCCGACCACGACGTACGCGTCCGCTTCTTCACCCCTACGACGGAGGTTCCGACCTGCGGCCACGCCACCGTGGGTACGCACTTCGCGAGGGCCGTCGAGTACGGCCTGCCGTCCGGTGAGCTGGTGCAGAAGACGGGCAGCGGGCTGCGGCAGCGGGTGGAGATCCACCGTGACGGTGACCGGGTGCGCATCGGCATGCGGCAAGGGGCGGCCGAGTTCGGGCCCGAGCTGGACGGCACACAGGTGGACCGGCTGCTGCGTGCGCTGGGCGTGGCGGCCGGCGACCTGGCGGACGGCGGCCCGGTCCAGGTGGTGTCCACCGGGCACTCCAAGGTCCTCGTGGAGCTGCGCGCCCGCGCCGTGGTGGACGGACTGCGCCCCGACCCGGCCGCGCTGACCGCGCTCAGCCGCGAGGTGGGCAGCAACGGATTCTTCGTCTTCACCCGGGACATCGCCGCAGCCGAACCCGAACTCCTCACCTGGGCAAGGATGTTCGCCCCCGCCATCGGCATCACCGAGGACCCGGTGACCGGCAACGGCCACGGCCCGCTCGGCGCCTACCTGGTGCACCACGGCATCGTCCCGGCGCCCGACGGCACGCTTGCCTTCACCGGGCGCCAGGGCGTGGCCATGGGGCGGCCCGGCGAGGTCGCGGTGCGGGTCGAGGCGCAGCACGACGGCACCCTCCTGGTGTCCATCCAGGGGGACGCGGTGACGGCGTTCCGCACGCGACTGGACGCGTGAACCACAATGCCCGTTGACGACAGCGTGATGTCCGAATCCCGCCAGCACGGGCGAGCGCGACACCTCAGTGTTGAAGGTGGAAGCAGAGCCAAGGAAAGGAAAGAGGGAGGTCATCACGATGACTGTCCACACGATCGTCACCAGCCCGCTCGGCGAACTGCTGCTGGCGGGAGAGCCGACACCGGACGGCGTCGCTCTCACCTCACTGTCCATGCCCGGCCAGAAGAACGCCCCTTCCGTGCAGCGCAGTTGGGTTCGCGACCCCGCCCCCTTCGTGGAGATCTCCCGGCAGTTGGATGCCTACTTCGCCGGTGAACTCACCGCGTTCGACATCGAGGTCACCCCGAGCGGCACCGACTTCCAGCGGCGCGTCTGGAGCGCCGTGGAGGAGATCCCGTACGGCACGACGGCCACCTACGGAGAGCTCGCCGGGCGCCTCGGCGTCGAACGCGGGCGCGTCCAGGCCCTGGGCGCCGCCATCGGCGCGAACCCGCTGCTCCTCGTGCGCCCGTGCCACCGCGTGATCGGCGCGGACGGCTCCATGCGCGGGTACGCGGGCGGCGTGGAGCGCAAGGTCGAGCTCCTCACCCATGAGGGTGCACTGCAGCCCGCCCTGATCTGACCCGCACGACCACGAAGGATCCCTCATCATGATCGACACCACTCGTCCGGTGGACGCCCGCGTCGGCGAACGCGTGGCCGCCGGGGACTGGGACGCGCTGACCGCCGAGCTGGACGAGCACGGCAACGCCCTCACCGGTCGGCTCCTGACCCCCGAAGCCTGCCGCGACCTCTCCGCCCTGTACGACGAGACCGACCGCTTCCGCACCACCATCGACATGGCCCGCTACCGCTTCGGCTCCGGCCAGTACCGCTACTTCACCCACGAACTGCCCGATGTCGTACGGGAGTTGCGCGAGGCGTTCTACCCCCGGCTGCTTCCCGTCGCCCGTGGCTGGGCGGCGAAGCTCGACAAGCCCGCCCCGTGGCCCGACACCCTGGGGGAGTGGGTGGAGATGTGCCACGCCGCCGGTCAGGCCAAGTCCGCGCAGATCCTGCTCCGTTACGGGCCGGGTGACTGGAACGCCCTGCACCGCGACGTCTTCGGGGACATGCTCTTCCCGCTCCAGGTCGTCGTCGGTCTCGACGCCCCGGGAACCGACTTCACCGGCGGCGAGTTCATCATGACCGAGCAGCGCCCCCGCGCCCAGTCGCGCGGATCGTCGACCACTCTGCCGCAAGGCCACGGGCTCATCTTCACGACCCGCGACCGGCCCGTGGCCTCCAGGCGAGGCTGGTCGAACGGGCCGATGCGGCACGGCGTGAGCACCGTCCGCTCCGGGCGACGGCACACGCTCGGCCTGGTCTTCCACGACGCGGCGTGAAC
Protein-coding sequences here:
- a CDS encoding leucyl aminopeptidase; translated protein: MTQVTVTTALVTTPPADVYVVGVAQGPEGPLPTPEAEAVAEAFDGTPAETLDALGMTGATGEAVAVPAPKGLGAALVLAVGLGEADGTGGHGAEALRRAAGVAARTLAGRARAVLALPAGTADAVEAVALGGLLGAYAFTAYRTGGHDKPPVGELSILTGLTDADAAVRRATVVGQELNRSRDLINTPANDLYPETFAATVRAVGAEHGLAVEVLDEKELAEQSFGGILGVGQGSVRPPRLVKIAHTHPEARTDLAFVGKGITYDSGGISLKPVGFNEIMKRDMSGAAAVFAAVTAVARLGLRVNVTGWLALAENMPSGSAVRPGDVLRMYGGKTVEVLNTDAEGRLVLADALVRAGEEEPDAVVDVATLTGAMRLGLGNRVFGVMSTDDAFRERVVDAAGRAGEQAWPMPLPAELRESLDSSVADIANQGERMGGGLVAGLFLKEFAPDNIPWAHLDIAGPAFHEGTPYGYTPQGGTGSAVRTLVRVAEDAADEARS
- a CDS encoding EamA family transporter, with amino-acid sequence MRTSQSPAAPAVPAVVPGDREAGPRGRLPGMAMMFGSGLSNQVGAATGALAFGVLGPAGVVAVRQWVAGAVLLAVGRPKVRAFTWRQWWPLLCLAAVFATMNLSLYTAIDRVGLGLAVTLEFLGPLAVALAASRRAVDLGCAVVAGAAVVALARPQPSTDYAGIALGLLAAVCWASYILLNRTVGARLPGVEGSAAAAGVSGLLYLPVGIAVLAHHPPTATALACAATAGILSSAVPFLADLLALRRVDARFFGIFMSVNPVLAALVGMVVLGQSLDWVEWTAIAAIVTANGVSVLR
- a CDS encoding PhzF family phenazine biosynthesis isomerase — encoded protein: MRTLYQVDSFTRAPFTGNPAGVVLDAEGMTEGDMLAVARELNNSETAFVLPADGADHDVRVRFFTPTTEVPTCGHATVGTHFARAVEYGLPSGELVQKTGSGLRQRVEIHRDGDRVRIGMRQGAAEFGPELDGTQVDRLLRALGVAAGDLADGGPVQVVSTGHSKVLVELRARAVVDGLRPDPAALTALSREVGSNGFFVFTRDIAAAEPELLTWARMFAPAIGITEDPVTGNGHGPLGAYLVHHGIVPAPDGTLAFTGRQGVAMGRPGEVAVRVEAQHDGTLLVSIQGDAVTAFRTRLDA
- a CDS encoding LysR family transcriptional regulator, with product MDLELRHLRCLVAIVDTGGFTDAAAELGVSQAAVSRTLGGLEDVLGVRLLHRTSRSVTPTTAGVQVLARARHLLAEADDLIREATTGHTRLRIGHAWSAMGRHTAEFQRRWAAGHPDVELYLIRTNSATGGLAEGLCDLAVVRTDFNEARFASAVVGHERRFCALASDDPWARRRSIPLADIRDRTLLIDRRTGTTTAELWPEEARPPVEYTQDIDDWLAVVASGRCVGLTPESTANQYRRDGVVFRPLRDADPIAVHLIWRRHDPHPMTHAAVALLTDLYRM
- a CDS encoding bifunctional 5,10-methylenetetrahydrofolate dehydrogenase/5,10-methenyltetrahydrofolate cyclohydrolase, whose protein sequence is MPQTQTARLMDGTGLARQIVETTSATAADILRRTGQRPCLATVLVGEDPASVTYVRMKRARCEKAGIESRHVALPASIGTEELVATITGLSQDPTVHGILLQHPVGPHIDERAAFEAIAPAKDVDGVTMHSFAAMGFGLPGFVSCTPGGIMRLLDAYDVDLTGKHAVVVGRSAILGKPAGMLLLGRDATVTYCHSRTADLTSIVRQADVLIAAVGKPRFISGADIKPGAVVIDAGYNAGNVGDVDFDSALERASLITPVPGGVGPMTIAVLLAQTVDAATRQLGLG
- a CDS encoding PPOX class F420-dependent oxidoreductase, producing the protein MTEHLGKVDESALLDLLQEQRIGTLVTLKRDGRPQLSNVGYAFDPQERVIRLMVTDSRAKTRNLRRDPRASFLVTDGAGFSYMIAEGDAELTPVVTDPHDAVADELALVFRGFQGEHPDWEGFRAAMVKERRLVIRLHVKHLYGAAGKRILAGSGPKGPGPAPVGAVAGRPGLQLGTGEPPPHMR
- a CDS encoding methylated-DNA--[protein]-cysteine S-methyltransferase; this encodes MTVHTIVTSPLGELLLAGEPTPDGVALTSLSMPGQKNAPSVQRSWVRDPAPFVEISRQLDAYFAGELTAFDIEVTPSGTDFQRRVWSAVEEIPYGTTATYGELAGRLGVERGRVQALGAAIGANPLLLVRPCHRVIGADGSMRGYAGGVERKVELLTHEGALQPALI
- a CDS encoding DMT family transporter, yielding MGVLALLWGSTFLWIELALEGLSPVQVTLLRCTLGAATLTVLLFVTRNRLPQGRAVWKHIFVAAFFCNALPFGLFSVGQQTVDSGVAGALNATTPLWSVLIGLAIGTERGLRPVRLAGLLLGFAGTSLIFAPWQQSGLTSWGALAIVGAAASYAVGFAYMGHHLVGKGMPTLSLSAAQLMAATGLTALALPVGGLETIHVDHTALVAVVILGIFATGITFHLTYRIIADEGATNAATVGYLLPVVSVALGAIVLDEAFSFRVAAGMAVVLVGVGMTRRQKRKPEPPATKAVADPSATEAVGVTAAEKEQDALA
- a CDS encoding 2OG-Fe(II) oxygenase, translating into MIDTTRPVDARVGERVAAGDWDALTAELDEHGNALTGRLLTPEACRDLSALYDETDRFRTTIDMARYRFGSGQYRYFTHELPDVVRELREAFYPRLLPVARGWAAKLDKPAPWPDTLGEWVEMCHAAGQAKSAQILLRYGPGDWNALHRDVFGDMLFPLQVVVGLDAPGTDFTGGEFIMTEQRPRAQSRGSSTTLPQGHGLIFTTRDRPVASRRGWSNGPMRHGVSTVRSGRRHTLGLVFHDAA